In Malus sylvestris chromosome 15, drMalSylv7.2, whole genome shotgun sequence, a single genomic region encodes these proteins:
- the LOC126601376 gene encoding protein tesmin/TSO1-like CXC 5 isoform X2 has translation MEQSETVSEVAPKKLARQLDFTTLCRSSASAAVPDVQLQLQTPSVAQQQPQISPAKPQLHLHLQSPQPAAVHSQKQLTPPPAIPQLQARPSPSPPANVRIPHPVHKLSQVSKQESPLSRQRGDGKDCTPKKQKQCNCKNSRCLKLYCECFTAGIYCEGCNCSNCHNNVDNEAARQDARGAILERNPNAFQPKIASSPQESRDGREDAGEIQAAGRHNKGCHCKKSGCLKKYCECFQANILCSENCKCMDCKNFEGSEERRALYHEGHNTVAYMQQANAAISGAIGTSGYGTPLVSRKRKGYELYFTTGNQSTHPIAQSQQENHLRPPMTSSSQLSVPIFHAANAAVSRPSKTTIYRSPLADIIQPKNVKDLCSRLVVVAGAAARELAGNRQRETIDKTNATSSTQEGNKHKTEHDKQHDDHIEVNQADRDASRFSGSNGGDVQDSRPMSPGTLALMCDEQDKMFMEAGLPNGAGTDNPSMPQKSTQDIGFTEVYVEQERLVLTGFRDCLNHLITRGSIKETMCSPQAKRERVSHKESVQVGTAKPTTEPRYQKEAYSNDIVKSPLSSANGKILQPVTTVTSGDNDLTLKGWKPGNLVEELEKANPMKALFPEAIPCHSTITVLVELPCIFLKLDCRSDCFVCLNVASYHFQFFCLFFVQTECSSP, from the exons ATGGAGCAGAGCGAAACGGTCTCCGAAGTCGCGCCCAAGAAATTGGCGAGGCAATTGGATTTCACGACGCTGTGTCGATCGTCGGCGAGTGCGGCGGTGCCGGACGTACAGCTACAGCTACAGACACCGTCAGTGGCGCAGCAGCAGCCACAAATCTCACCGGCAAAACCACAGTTGCATTTGCATTTACAGTCGCCGCAGCCGGCGGCGGTCCATTCCCAGAAGCAATTAACGCCGCCGCCGGCGATTCCGCAGCTTCAGGCTCGGCCGAGTCCCTCGCCGCCCGCAAACGTTCGGATTCCGCACCCGGTGCACAAGCTTTCGCAAGTGAG CAAACAAGAATCTCCTTTATCACGCCAACGTGGCGATGGAAAAGATTGTACTCCAAAGAAGCAGAAGCAGTGCAACTGTAAAAACTCTCGGTGCCTGAAGTT GTACTGTGAGTGCTTTACAGCTGGAATTTATTGTGAAGGTTGCAACTGCTCGAATTGTCACAATAATGTGGACAATGAAGCTGCTAGGCAGGACGCACGTGGTGCAATTTTAGAGCGTAATCCAAATGCCTTCCAACCAAAGATTGCTAGCAGCCCACAAGAATCTCGTGATGGTAGG GAAGATGCTGGGGAAATTCAAGCAGCTGGAAGGCACAACAAAGGATGCCACTGTAAGAAATCAGGCTGCCTCAAGAAGTATTGTGAGTGCTTCCAAGCCAATATTCTATGCTCTGAAAATTGTAAATGCATGGACTGCAAGAACTTTGAAGGAAGCGAAGAGAGAAGAGCTCTCTATCATGAAGGCCACAATACTGTGGCCTACATGCAACAGGCCAATGCAGCCATTAGTGGGGCCATTGGAACCTCTGGTTACGGGACCCCTCTTGtgtccagaaaaagaaaaggctaTGAACTTTATTTTACCACTGGAAATCAATCCACTCATCCGATTGCACAATCTCAACAG GAAAATCATCTAAGACCTCCTATGACCTCTTCTTCTCAGTTGTCTGTTCCTATCTTTCATGCTGCTAATGCAGCAGTATCAAGACCTTCAAAAACAACTATATACAG ATCTCCATTGGCGGACATCATCCAACCAAAAAACGTAAAGGATCTGTGCTCACGTTTGGTTGTAGTTGCAGGAGCAGCTGCAAGGGAACTTGCAG GAAACAGGCAAAGAGAGACAATTGATAAGACTAATGCCACTTCATCCACTCAAGAGGGGAATAAACATAAAACGGAACATGATAAGCAGCATGATGACCATATAGAAGTGAATCAAGCAGATAGAGACGCGAGTAGATTTTCTGGATCGAATGGAGGTGATGTGCAAGATAGTAGGCCAATGTCACCTGGAACTCTTGCCCTGATGTGTGATGAACAAGATAAGATGTTTATGGAAGCTGGATTGCCAAATGGTGCTGGAACCGATAATCCAAGCATGCCTCAGAAGTCAACTCAGGATATAGGTTTCACAGAGGTTTACGTGGAACAGGAAAGGCTTGTTCTGACAGGGTTCAGAGATTGCCTTAACCATCTTATTACGCGGGGGAGCATAAAAG AAACAATGTGTTCTCCCCAAGCCAAAAGGGAGAGGGTAAGCCACAAAGAATCCGTACAGGTTGGAACAGCAAAACCTACCACTGAACCCAGGTACCAGAAAGAGGCCTACAGCAACGACATTGTGAAATCTCCTCTTTCATCAGCAAACGGTAAAATTCTTCAGCCGGTAACAACAGTCACTTCTGGTGACAATGATCTCACTCTAAAG GGTTGGAAGCCTGGTAATCTGGTAGAGGAGCTAGAAAAAGCCAATCCCATGAAAGCACTGTTCCCAGAAGCCATTCCATGCCACAGTACGATTACCGTATTGGTGGAGCTTCCTTGCATCTTCCTTAAACTGGATTGTCGTTCtgattgttttgtttgtttgaatgtTGCTTCCTACCACTTtcagtttttttgtttatttttcgtTCAAACGGAATGTTCATCACCATAA
- the LOC126601376 gene encoding protein tesmin/TSO1-like CXC 5 isoform X1: MEQSETVSEVAPKKLARQLDFTTLCRSSASAAVPDVQLQLQTPSVAQQQPQISPAKPQLHLHLQSPQPAAVHSQKQLTPPPAIPQLQARPSPSPPANVRIPHPVHKLSQVSKQESPLSRQRGDGKDCTPKKQKQCNCKNSRCLKLYCECFTAGIYCEGCNCSNCHNNVDNEAARQDARGAILERNPNAFQPKIASSPQESRDGREDAGEIQAAGRHNKGCHCKKSGCLKKYCECFQANILCSENCKCMDCKNFEGSEERRALYHEGHNTVAYMQQANAAISGAIGTSGYGTPLVSRKRKGYELYFTTGNQSTHPIAQSQQENHLRPPMTSSSQLSVPIFHAANAAVSRPSKTTIYRSPLADIIQPKNVKDLCSRLVVVAGAAARELAGNRQRETIDKTNATSSTQEGNKHKTEHDKQHDDHIEVNQADRDASRFSGSNGGDVQDSRPMSPGTLALMCDEQDKMFMEAGLPNGAGTDNPSMPQKSTQDIGFTEVYVEQERLVLTGFRDCLNHLITRGSIKETMCSPQAKRERVSHKESVQVGTAKPTTEPRYQKEAYSNDIVKSPLSSANGLEAW; the protein is encoded by the exons ATGGAGCAGAGCGAAACGGTCTCCGAAGTCGCGCCCAAGAAATTGGCGAGGCAATTGGATTTCACGACGCTGTGTCGATCGTCGGCGAGTGCGGCGGTGCCGGACGTACAGCTACAGCTACAGACACCGTCAGTGGCGCAGCAGCAGCCACAAATCTCACCGGCAAAACCACAGTTGCATTTGCATTTACAGTCGCCGCAGCCGGCGGCGGTCCATTCCCAGAAGCAATTAACGCCGCCGCCGGCGATTCCGCAGCTTCAGGCTCGGCCGAGTCCCTCGCCGCCCGCAAACGTTCGGATTCCGCACCCGGTGCACAAGCTTTCGCAAGTGAG CAAACAAGAATCTCCTTTATCACGCCAACGTGGCGATGGAAAAGATTGTACTCCAAAGAAGCAGAAGCAGTGCAACTGTAAAAACTCTCGGTGCCTGAAGTT GTACTGTGAGTGCTTTACAGCTGGAATTTATTGTGAAGGTTGCAACTGCTCGAATTGTCACAATAATGTGGACAATGAAGCTGCTAGGCAGGACGCACGTGGTGCAATTTTAGAGCGTAATCCAAATGCCTTCCAACCAAAGATTGCTAGCAGCCCACAAGAATCTCGTGATGGTAGG GAAGATGCTGGGGAAATTCAAGCAGCTGGAAGGCACAACAAAGGATGCCACTGTAAGAAATCAGGCTGCCTCAAGAAGTATTGTGAGTGCTTCCAAGCCAATATTCTATGCTCTGAAAATTGTAAATGCATGGACTGCAAGAACTTTGAAGGAAGCGAAGAGAGAAGAGCTCTCTATCATGAAGGCCACAATACTGTGGCCTACATGCAACAGGCCAATGCAGCCATTAGTGGGGCCATTGGAACCTCTGGTTACGGGACCCCTCTTGtgtccagaaaaagaaaaggctaTGAACTTTATTTTACCACTGGAAATCAATCCACTCATCCGATTGCACAATCTCAACAG GAAAATCATCTAAGACCTCCTATGACCTCTTCTTCTCAGTTGTCTGTTCCTATCTTTCATGCTGCTAATGCAGCAGTATCAAGACCTTCAAAAACAACTATATACAG ATCTCCATTGGCGGACATCATCCAACCAAAAAACGTAAAGGATCTGTGCTCACGTTTGGTTGTAGTTGCAGGAGCAGCTGCAAGGGAACTTGCAG GAAACAGGCAAAGAGAGACAATTGATAAGACTAATGCCACTTCATCCACTCAAGAGGGGAATAAACATAAAACGGAACATGATAAGCAGCATGATGACCATATAGAAGTGAATCAAGCAGATAGAGACGCGAGTAGATTTTCTGGATCGAATGGAGGTGATGTGCAAGATAGTAGGCCAATGTCACCTGGAACTCTTGCCCTGATGTGTGATGAACAAGATAAGATGTTTATGGAAGCTGGATTGCCAAATGGTGCTGGAACCGATAATCCAAGCATGCCTCAGAAGTCAACTCAGGATATAGGTTTCACAGAGGTTTACGTGGAACAGGAAAGGCTTGTTCTGACAGGGTTCAGAGATTGCCTTAACCATCTTATTACGCGGGGGAGCATAAAAG AAACAATGTGTTCTCCCCAAGCCAAAAGGGAGAGGGTAAGCCACAAAGAATCCGTACAGGTTGGAACAGCAAAACCTACCACTGAACCCAGGTACCAGAAAGAGGCCTACAGCAACGACATTGTGAAATCTCCTCTTTCATCAGCAAACG GGTTGGAAGCCTGGTAA
- the LOC126601395 gene encoding protein PEROXIN-4-like, translated as MQASRARLFKEYKEVQREKVADPDIQLVCDDTNIFKWTALIKGPSETPFEGGIFQLAFAVPEQYPLQPPQVRFLTKIFHPNVHFKTGEICLDILKNAWSPAWTLQSVCRAIIALMAHPEPDSPLNCDSGNLLRSSDFRGYNSMARMYTRLAAMPKKG; from the exons ATGCAG GCATCAAGGGCAAGGCTTTTCAAGGAATACAAAGAGGTGCAGCGTGAGAAAGTTGCTGATCCAGATATTCAATTAGTTTGTGATGACACAAACATATTTAAATGGACTGCTCTCATCAAG GGTCCATCAGAGACCCCATTTGAGGGTGGTATATTCCAGCTTGCTTTTGCGGTTCCTGAGCAGTATCCTTTGCAACCTCCACAAGTCAGGTTCTTAACAAAAATATTCCATCCAAATGTGCATTTCAAG ACAGGAGAGATTTGCCTTGATATTTTGAAGAATGCATGGAGCCCTGCTTGGACACTCCAATCTGTTTGTAGGGCTATAATTGCTTTAATGGCCCATCCAGAACCTGATAGCCCACTGAACTGTGATTCAG GCAATCTTCTGCGTTCCAGCGACTTCCGAGGGTACAATTCCATGGCCAGAATGTACACCAGGCTAGCCGCCATGCCGAAGAAAGGCTGA